From one Halothece sp. PCC 7418 genomic stretch:
- a CDS encoding photosystem I assembly protein Ycf4 — protein sequence MSASVTAKDSQVLTQEITGARRPSNYFWAVIAMIGGVGFLLAGLSSYLQVNLLIVSDPTDLQFIPQGIALTFYGVAGSLVSLYLWLVILWDVGGGYNEFNKNTNKVKIFRWGYPGKNRRIELENNLKDIEAVKAEIKEGLNPKRALYLRVKGRKNIPLTRVGEPLSLSELENQGAELARFLGVPLEGI from the coding sequence ATGAGTGCATCTGTAACCGCTAAAGATAGTCAAGTCTTGACACAAGAAATTACTGGTGCTCGCCGTCCCAGCAATTATTTTTGGGCTGTCATCGCCATGATTGGCGGTGTGGGCTTTCTTTTGGCGGGTTTGTCGAGCTATTTGCAAGTAAATTTACTAATTGTCAGTGACCCCACAGATTTACAATTTATTCCCCAAGGCATCGCTCTTACCTTCTACGGGGTAGCCGGTTCGTTAGTGTCTCTTTACCTCTGGCTAGTGATCCTCTGGGATGTTGGCGGGGGTTACAACGAGTTTAATAAAAACACGAATAAAGTTAAGATTTTTCGCTGGGGGTATCCTGGTAAAAACCGCCGAATCGAATTAGAGAATAATCTCAAGGATATTGAAGCGGTGAAAGCAGAGATTAAAGAAGGTTTGAACCCGAAACGAGCCCTCTATTTGCGCGTAAAAGGACGTAAAAACATTCCTCTCACTCGTGTGGGAGAACCCTTGTCTCTGAGCGAATTAGAGAATCAGGGTGCAGAATTAGCCCGTTTTTTAGGTGTCCCCCTTGAAGGAATTTAA
- a CDS encoding Tic22 family protein produces MNFLKNWGIRLGLCSGAMVGVWLSLMPDSLALPQAQIIQKLQQVPVFTVANENGSPLVASGENNSRVAGVFISQQDAQEFIGRLKKENPELGQQVQVVALSLGRVYELDQQNESKPDGLDFAFVPMEEEVESAMSLLQSQGQQVENFAGVPLFIARGGENEGYLMVEREGQQMIPMFFEKDQLQQMVEKFKESQPEQAQSVQIDVVTLQSMIQTLEEKNDEQLKQVVLVPSQESLQFLQSVSEQNLQQGQ; encoded by the coding sequence ATGAATTTTTTAAAGAACTGGGGAATTCGTCTAGGATTATGCAGTGGTGCTATGGTTGGTGTTTGGTTGAGCCTGATGCCTGACAGCCTTGCCTTACCACAAGCTCAAATTATTCAAAAATTACAGCAAGTCCCTGTCTTTACAGTTGCCAATGAAAACGGGTCTCCCCTTGTTGCTTCGGGAGAAAATAATAGTCGTGTTGCTGGTGTTTTTATTAGTCAACAGGATGCCCAAGAATTTATTGGTCGTTTGAAAAAGGAAAACCCAGAATTAGGACAACAAGTGCAAGTCGTCGCCCTTTCTTTAGGACGAGTGTATGAACTGGATCAGCAGAATGAAAGTAAACCAGATGGTTTAGATTTTGCTTTTGTTCCCATGGAAGAGGAAGTGGAATCTGCGATGTCTCTGTTACAGTCACAGGGTCAACAAGTAGAGAATTTCGCTGGTGTTCCCCTGTTTATTGCCCGTGGCGGTGAAAATGAAGGCTACTTAATGGTAGAACGTGAGGGTCAACAAATGATTCCTATGTTCTTTGAAAAAGATCAACTGCAACAAATGGTCGAGAAGTTTAAAGAAAGCCAGCCTGAGCAAGCACAATCAGTGCAGATTGATGTGGTGACTTTGCAAAGCATGATTCAGACTTTAGAAGAGAAAAATGATGAACAACTCAAACAAGTGGTTTTAGTGCCCTCTCAAGAGTCTTTACAGTTCTTGCAGTCTGTGTCTGAACAAAATCTGCAACAAGGACAGTAA
- the prmC gene encoding peptide chain release factor N(5)-glutamine methyltransferase has product MVSGLELARWREESIDRAIALSIPPQEVDWLLQSLAGLSSLSLRLESYKTDAEIPLPIPFSELKQLWEKRLQDRIPVQYLVGETPWRDLMLKVSPAVLIPRPETEILVELALNYGADLFSRGHWVDLGTGSGAIALSLAKALPNAKIHAVDDSPEALAIAQENAKNLGLVNQIEFHQGSWFSPLSHLQGKISVMVSNPPYIPTATLAELQPEVRQHEPLTALDGGNDGLDAIRHLVNTAPQFLHSGGLWLVEMEARQGDAVKALLTENGHYHPIAIHKDLAGIERFALAYVRKSVSDH; this is encoded by the coding sequence ATGGTTTCTGGTCTGGAGTTAGCCCGTTGGCGAGAGGAAAGCATCGATCGCGCGATCGCGCTGTCTATTCCTCCCCAAGAAGTCGATTGGTTATTACAAAGTCTCGCAGGGTTGAGTTCCCTCAGTTTACGCTTAGAAAGCTATAAAACCGATGCGGAAATTCCCCTGCCGATTCCTTTTTCTGAACTGAAACAACTGTGGGAAAAACGGCTGCAAGACCGAATTCCAGTGCAATATCTCGTTGGGGAAACCCCCTGGCGAGATTTAATGTTGAAAGTCTCTCCGGCGGTGTTGATTCCAAGACCCGAAACCGAGATCCTGGTGGAATTAGCCCTGAATTATGGGGCGGATCTGTTTTCAAGAGGACATTGGGTCGATTTGGGAACAGGTAGTGGCGCGATCGCGCTCTCTTTAGCTAAAGCTCTTCCTAACGCCAAAATTCATGCGGTTGATGATTCTCCAGAGGCTTTAGCCATTGCTCAAGAAAACGCTAAAAATCTTGGTTTGGTGAATCAAATTGAATTCCATCAGGGATCTTGGTTTTCTCCCCTCAGCCACCTGCAAGGGAAAATTAGTGTCATGGTCTCAAATCCCCCGTATATTCCCACTGCAACCTTAGCAGAACTGCAACCCGAAGTGAGACAGCATGAACCCCTCACCGCTTTAGACGGGGGAAACGATGGCTTAGATGCAATTCGTCATTTAGTGAACACCGCCCCACAATTCCTTCATTCTGGGGGGTTGTGGCTAGTGGAAATGGAAGCCAGACAAGGCGATGCGGTTAAAGCATTACTCACTGAGAACGGTCATTATCACCCCATTGCGATTCATAAAGACTTAGCAGGAATTGAACGGTTTGCACTTGCTTATGTGAGGAAATCGGTTTCAGACCATTAA
- a CDS encoding Gldg family protein → MAKYLFLFGIFIVIVGVTSGYVAGDWTPLPLGLIIAGGVIVIISFFLGTRKFWRRRSTQANLNALTATIALVFILGCLNFLAIRYEKTIDLTENNIYTLAPQSKQLVSELKEELTVWVFNNPPSQETKQLLENYQKQSNKFKVNFVNPQQNIGKAEEFGVESYGEIYIEYGDNTQFVQQVSEVEPISEVKLTSAIQNIQRDRVSFVYILQGHGEPPLDPVQGGLSQAVASLKQQGYQVQPFNFAEETNLPNLANSVLMIASPERELFPGEVDAIANYLAEGGSLLLLLDPDSNSGLDPILEMWGVQLDDRVIVDASGQGQVLGFNAATAFVTRYGDHPITNPFGNGISVYPLARPVDALEKEGITATALAYTNEASWAESDTTQEQLEYNPERDRAGPLVISFALDSIEDSSSDTSEEETETTEEETSDSNNSGETNSEDKETANESSDNTEETITDSDNAEADNQTEETTTDSESETVNESSDNTEETDSEETTFPKPSPDARMVVFGDSDFATNGLFIQQLNGDMFLNSVDWLANSDTLSLALRPKEETNRRINLTPQQAAILSRSAIGIVPLFGLILAMISWLRRR, encoded by the coding sequence ATGGCTAAGTATTTATTTTTATTTGGCATTTTTATTGTCATCGTTGGTGTGACTTCTGGTTATGTTGCAGGTGATTGGACACCGCTCCCTTTAGGATTAATTATAGCGGGTGGTGTGATTGTAATCATTAGCTTTTTTTTGGGGACGCGAAAGTTTTGGCGAAGGCGTTCCACCCAAGCGAATTTGAATGCTTTGACTGCAACGATCGCGCTGGTTTTTATTTTGGGATGCTTAAATTTTTTAGCAATTCGCTATGAGAAAACCATTGATTTAACGGAAAATAATATTTATACTCTTGCCCCCCAATCAAAGCAATTAGTATCAGAATTAAAAGAAGAATTAACGGTATGGGTCTTTAATAATCCGCCTTCACAAGAAACGAAACAGTTGTTAGAAAATTATCAAAAACAGAGTAACAAATTTAAGGTTAACTTTGTTAATCCACAGCAAAACATTGGCAAGGCGGAAGAATTTGGCGTGGAATCTTATGGGGAAATTTATATTGAATATGGAGATAACACCCAGTTTGTGCAACAGGTGAGTGAAGTTGAACCGATTTCAGAAGTTAAATTAACCAGTGCGATTCAAAATATCCAGCGCGATCGCGTTTCTTTTGTTTATATTTTACAAGGACATGGCGAACCGCCATTAGACCCTGTACAAGGGGGATTATCCCAAGCAGTGGCAAGTTTAAAACAACAAGGGTATCAAGTCCAACCGTTTAATTTTGCCGAAGAAACGAATCTTCCGAACTTAGCCAATAGTGTTTTAATGATTGCCTCACCAGAAAGAGAATTATTCCCTGGAGAAGTGGATGCAATTGCCAATTATTTAGCCGAAGGAGGCAGTCTTTTATTACTTCTTGATCCCGATAGCAATAGTGGTTTAGATCCGATTTTGGAAATGTGGGGAGTGCAACTCGATGATCGGGTCATTGTTGATGCGTCAGGACAAGGACAAGTGTTAGGGTTTAATGCTGCTACTGCTTTTGTTACCCGCTACGGCGATCATCCCATTACCAATCCCTTCGGAAACGGGATTTCTGTTTATCCCCTTGCTCGTCCCGTTGATGCGTTGGAAAAAGAAGGAATAACCGCCACTGCTTTAGCTTATACCAACGAAGCCAGTTGGGCTGAAAGTGACACGACTCAAGAACAATTAGAATATAACCCAGAGCGCGATCGCGCTGGCCCTTTAGTGATTAGTTTTGCTTTAGATTCAATAGAAGATTCATCTTCAGACACTTCCGAAGAAGAGACGGAAACAACAGAAGAAGAAACATCTGATTCTAATAACTCAGGAGAAACTAATTCTGAGGACAAAGAAACTGCAAATGAATCTTCAGACAATACCGAAGAAACAATAACTGATTCCGATAATGCAGAAGCAGACAATCAGACAGAAGAAACAACGACTGATTCAGAATCAGAAACGGTGAATGAATCTTCAGACAATACCGAAGAAACAGACAGTGAAGAAACAACTTTTCCCAAACCGAGTCCAGATGCAAGAATGGTCGTTTTTGGGGATTCCGATTTTGCGACGAATGGTTTATTTATTCAACAACTCAATGGGGATATGTTTTTAAATTCGGTTGATTGGTTAGCGAATAGTGATACGCTATCCTTAGCGTTGCGTCCGAAAGAAGAAACCAACCGACGCATTAATTTAACTCCCCAGCAAGCAGCCATTTTGAGTCGAAGCGCGATCGGAATTGTTCCCCTATTCGGTTTAATTTTAGCGATGATTAGTTGGTTGAGAAGACGTTAA
- a CDS encoding DUF427 domain-containing protein has translation MFNRQRIEPKPGQESVWDYPRPPRLEKSDKQIQVVFNGEVIADTKNALRMLETSHPPVYYIPAEDVKQEYLTQTNRQTFCEWKGKARYYTLKVGNQEVANAVWDYPNPSSRYPDIANHFAFYPAQMEACYVDGEQVQAQEGDFYGGWVTSDIVGPFKGAPGTWGW, from the coding sequence ATGTTTAACCGTCAGCGCATCGAACCCAAACCCGGACAAGAATCAGTGTGGGATTATCCCCGCCCTCCCCGTCTCGAAAAATCAGATAAACAGATTCAAGTTGTCTTTAATGGTGAAGTCATTGCGGACACCAAAAACGCCTTACGGATGCTAGAAACCAGTCATCCACCGGTTTATTACATCCCCGCAGAAGATGTTAAGCAGGAGTATCTGACGCAAACCAATCGTCAAACCTTTTGCGAATGGAAAGGGAAAGCCCGTTATTATACCTTGAAAGTAGGCAATCAAGAAGTCGCAAACGCTGTGTGGGATTATCCAAATCCCAGTTCTCGTTATCCAGATATCGCGAATCACTTTGCTTTTTATCCCGCCCAAATGGAAGCGTGTTACGTGGATGGGGAACAAGTGCAAGCCCAAGAAGGAGATTTTTATGGCGGTTGGGTCACTAGTGATATTGTTGGTCCGTTTAAAGGTGCGCCAGGAACGTGGGGTTGGTAA
- a CDS encoding DUF29 domain-containing protein, protein MVKITQQQKKLYDTDYNLWVLETVRKLENREFNLLDLENLIEEVLDLSKRTKRKLQSLLIKLIEHLLKFSYWESERENNRGHWLAEIRNFRQQINLELEDSPSLKTYLLEIFEDCYQKGRTLAVDRSQLPPHTFPKEPIANLEQILDENWLPHQE, encoded by the coding sequence ATGGTAAAAATTACACAACAGCAAAAAAAACTATACGATACTGACTATAATCTCTGGGTTTTAGAAACAGTCAGAAAATTAGAAAATCGGGAGTTTAATTTGCTCGATTTAGAAAATTTGATTGAGGAAGTCTTAGATTTGAGCAAGCGGACAAAACGGAAACTGCAAAGTCTTTTGATCAAACTAATTGAACATTTATTGAAGTTTTCTTATTGGGAATCGGAACGAGAAAATAACCGAGGTCATTGGTTAGCAGAAATTCGTAATTTTCGACAGCAAATTAATTTAGAATTAGAAGATAGTCCAAGTCTGAAGACTTACTTATTAGAAATTTTTGAAGATTGTTATCAAAAGGGACGGACACTTGCGGTTGATCGTTCACAACTTCCTCCCCATACTTTTCCCAAAGAACCGATTGCAAACTTAGAGCAAATTTTGGATGAAAATTGGCTACCGCATCAGGAATAA
- a CDS encoding cytochrome P450 has translation MTITNSVTQQLPPTPQTSNFRQLIQWTADPLNLLEKSAQTFGDPFMLEFRKGRPFVFISHPETIQEILTNDRANFDSGRGNYILIPIVGETSMLVTDGEDHNRQRKLIYPPFHGEKIRHYGEIIAETTQQVTQTWDANKPFTMRSSMQDITLEVIMQAVFGISDGKRHQELKAPLVKLLELTGGSVLRSSLLFFPIFQQDFPGSPWRNFLNRQQGINKLLQGEIEERRNNQQTTGNDILSLLMSAEDEDGNPMSDTELGDQLITLLFAGHETTATALAWAFYWIHKFPEVREKLLAELETISDSSDIKALNQLPYLDAVCKETLRIYPVAIITFPRITKSVVTVGNYEYPPEMFLAPCIYLLHHREDIYPNPNQFQPERFLEKEFSPYEFMPFGGGIRRCVGDVFAMMEMKIVIATILKQYSLKLLEKRAVKPVRRGVTIAPKGGIKMALENY, from the coding sequence ATGACAATAACCAATTCTGTCACCCAACAACTTCCCCCCACACCTCAAACTTCAAATTTTCGCCAACTCATCCAGTGGACAGCCGATCCTCTGAATCTTTTAGAAAAATCAGCCCAAACCTTTGGCGATCCCTTTATGCTGGAGTTTCGCAAAGGAAGACCATTTGTTTTTATCTCCCACCCAGAAACGATACAAGAAATTCTGACTAACGATCGCGCCAATTTTGATAGTGGTCGCGGAAACTACATTTTAATTCCCATTGTGGGAGAAACCTCGATGTTAGTGACCGATGGCGAAGATCATAATCGTCAACGGAAACTAATTTACCCGCCCTTTCATGGGGAAAAAATCCGTCATTATGGGGAAATTATCGCTGAAACCACACAGCAGGTTACACAAACTTGGGACGCGAATAAACCGTTTACCATGCGGTCATCCATGCAAGATATCACCTTAGAAGTGATTATGCAAGCGGTTTTTGGCATTTCTGACGGGAAACGCCACCAAGAATTAAAAGCCCCTCTTGTGAAGCTATTAGAATTAACAGGGGGATCAGTTTTGCGCTCTAGTTTACTCTTTTTCCCGATTTTTCAACAAGATTTTCCAGGGAGTCCTTGGCGTAATTTTCTGAATCGTCAGCAAGGAATTAATAAGTTATTGCAAGGGGAAATTGAAGAACGACGAAATAATCAGCAAACCACGGGGAACGATATTTTAAGTTTACTCATGTCAGCAGAAGATGAAGACGGAAACCCCATGAGTGATACCGAATTAGGAGATCAACTCATTACCCTTCTTTTTGCTGGACATGAAACAACCGCAACTGCTTTAGCTTGGGCTTTTTATTGGATTCATAAATTCCCAGAAGTGCGGGAGAAACTCTTAGCTGAATTAGAAACGATTTCTGATAGCAGTGATATTAAAGCCCTGAATCAACTCCCTTATTTAGATGCAGTTTGCAAAGAAACCTTACGCATTTATCCTGTTGCAATTATTACCTTTCCTCGGATTACTAAATCTGTTGTGACAGTCGGGAATTATGAATATCCACCAGAAATGTTTCTTGCGCCCTGTATTTATCTCTTACATCACCGAGAAGACATTTATCCCAACCCCAATCAATTTCAACCGGAACGGTTTTTAGAAAAAGAATTTAGTCCTTATGAATTCATGCCTTTTGGTGGCGGAATTCGTCGTTGTGTTGGTGATGTTTTTGCCATGATGGAAATGAAAATTGTTATTGCGACAATCTTAAAACAATATTCATTAAAACTCTTGGAAAAGAGAGCGGTTAAGCCAGTAAGAAGAGGGGTTACTATTGCACCAAAAGGGGGCATTAAAATGGCTTTAGAAAATTACTAA
- a CDS encoding beta-ketoacyl-ACP synthase translates to MTNDQKKTVVVTGIGCWTGLGNLTQSWYNLRQGKSSISLQQPFLSFPPLPLSLIQEKPLFLQRLTPQVVKSALADASLVPPLPEFRVVVGSSRGCQGDIEQLLREKREFVNWLEFFPHQGAIITAQIVGSESAVLSPMAACSTGISAIAQGYQLIRSGQCEQVVAGAVETPITPLTLTGFKQMGALAKTGCYPFDKQREGLVLGEGGAIFVLESLESAQARKAQIYGEITGSGFTSDAYHVSAPDPDYHCASLAIKKSLEMSQLSPHEINFIHAHGTSTQLNDKREAQLIQSLFPDDVAVSSTKGATGHTLGASGAIALAFTFKALQTQTLPPCVGLRESEFDLNLVQHSMQSKINHALILSFGFGGQNGAMVIRRSISH, encoded by the coding sequence ATGACAAATGACCAGAAAAAAACTGTTGTTGTCACTGGAATCGGTTGTTGGACAGGATTAGGAAACTTAACCCAAAGTTGGTACAACTTACGCCAAGGGAAATCTTCCATCTCCTTACAGCAGCCGTTTCTTTCTTTTCCGCCACTTCCTTTATCCTTGATTCAAGAAAAACCACTGTTTCTCCAACGATTGACCCCACAAGTGGTTAAGTCTGCGTTAGCGGATGCAAGTTTAGTTCCACCTTTACCTGAATTCCGCGTGGTGGTTGGGTCAAGTCGCGGGTGTCAGGGAGATATTGAACAACTGCTTCGAGAAAAGAGAGAGTTCGTTAACTGGCTAGAATTTTTTCCTCATCAAGGCGCGATCATCACAGCGCAAATTGTTGGGAGTGAAAGTGCTGTTTTATCTCCGATGGCTGCTTGTAGTACAGGAATCAGCGCGATCGCGCAAGGCTATCAACTGATTAGATCAGGACAATGTGAACAAGTTGTTGCTGGTGCAGTGGAAACCCCTATAACGCCCCTCACGCTAACTGGTTTCAAGCAAATGGGAGCATTAGCAAAAACCGGTTGCTATCCCTTCGACAAGCAACGAGAAGGACTGGTTTTAGGGGAAGGAGGCGCAATTTTTGTTTTAGAGTCACTGGAATCAGCACAAGCGAGAAAGGCTCAAATATATGGGGAAATCACAGGATCTGGCTTCACCTCCGATGCGTATCATGTCAGCGCCCCTGATCCTGATTATCACTGTGCGAGTCTTGCGATTAAGAAAAGTTTAGAGATGAGTCAGCTTTCTCCCCATGAAATTAATTTTATTCACGCCCATGGGACAAGCACGCAGTTGAATGATAAGCGGGAAGCACAGTTGATTCAATCCTTGTTTCCTGATGATGTTGCTGTGAGTTCGACAAAAGGCGCAACTGGGCATACTTTAGGGGCTTCAGGCGCGATCGCGCTTGCTTTTACTTTCAAGGCGCTACAAACCCAAACGCTACCCCCTTGTGTGGGCTTACGGGAGTCTGAATTTGATCTAAACCTAGTTCAACACTCGATGCAAAGTAAGATTAACCATGCTCTTATTTTAAGTTTTGGGTTTGGCGGACAAAATGGTGCAATGGTGATCAGGAGATCGATTAGTCATTAG
- a CDS encoding cytochrome P450, whose product MKQTIPSLETPPLLQTLELIANPIRFFAKYQHRYGDIFSARILGNNSPDVFFIGEPQALETIFTAPSGTFQLGKITHVFRPFTGDQSLIMLDGEDHLRQRKLLIPPLHGKRMSFYQNVICELTEEVLPTLPKNQPFSSRKLMAQITLKVILRVVFGLKEGSRFQKLEQLISELLDAITNPFYSSLFFFPPLQIDWGKYSPWGHFVRKQSAIDNLIYAEIQDRRQQDYSQQTDILSLLLSAEDENGNGMSDQELRDQLITLLFLGHETTASSLAWMFYWVYSSPQVWTKLSAEMQPLGSSPSPQALIDLPYLEAICKETLRLYPIALISQPRVVKETIQLHHQSFSPETILVPCIYLAHHREETFLDHHCFRPERFLENQFSAYQYFPFGGGNRACIGAAFSLYEMKLIFGTIFANLRLKLASQPAIKPVRRGITIVPSGGVMLVNQ is encoded by the coding sequence ATGAAGCAGACCATTCCGAGTTTAGAAACCCCTCCCCTCTTGCAAACTTTAGAACTGATTGCAAACCCCATTCGTTTTTTTGCTAAGTACCAACATCGTTATGGGGATATCTTTTCCGCTAGGATTTTAGGGAATAACTCGCCAGATGTCTTTTTTATTGGTGAACCTCAAGCCCTTGAAACGATTTTTACCGCTCCTTCTGGAACATTTCAACTGGGAAAAATCACTCATGTCTTCCGTCCCTTTACAGGGGATCAATCCCTGATTATGTTGGATGGAGAAGATCATTTACGACAGCGCAAGTTATTAATTCCGCCTCTCCATGGGAAACGGATGTCTTTTTATCAAAATGTGATTTGTGAGTTAACAGAAGAAGTTTTACCCACTCTCCCTAAAAATCAGCCTTTTTCCAGCCGAAAATTAATGGCTCAAATTACATTAAAAGTAATTTTGCGGGTTGTGTTCGGTCTGAAAGAAGGGAGTCGATTTCAAAAGTTAGAACAATTAATTTCTGAACTGTTAGACGCAATTACAAATCCTTTTTATTCCAGTTTATTTTTCTTCCCGCCGTTACAAATTGATTGGGGAAAGTATAGCCCTTGGGGACATTTTGTTCGCAAGCAAAGCGCGATCGATAATTTAATTTATGCTGAAATTCAAGACCGTCGCCAACAAGACTATTCCCAGCAAACGGATATTTTAAGTTTACTTCTATCCGCTGAAGATGAAAATGGCAATGGGATGAGCGATCAAGAGTTGCGCGATCAACTGATTACCCTATTATTTTTAGGTCATGAAACGACAGCTTCTTCTCTCGCTTGGATGTTTTATTGGGTGTATTCTTCCCCGCAAGTGTGGACAAAATTAAGTGCGGAAATGCAACCGTTAGGATCGTCTCCTTCTCCCCAAGCCTTAATTGATTTGCCCTATTTAGAGGCAATTTGTAAAGAAACATTAAGATTGTATCCCATTGCCTTGATTTCGCAACCGAGAGTAGTTAAAGAAACAATTCAGCTTCATCATCAGTCATTTTCACCAGAAACCATTTTAGTCCCCTGTATTTATTTAGCCCATCATCGGGAAGAAACCTTTCTGGATCATCATTGTTTTCGACCCGAGCGATTTCTAGAAAATCAGTTTAGTGCTTATCAATATTTTCCTTTTGGGGGCGGAAACCGAGCTTGTATTGGTGCAGCTTTTTCTCTATATGAAATGAAACTGATTTTTGGGACAATTTTTGCTAATTTAAGGCTAAAATTAGCGTCACAACCAGCGATTAAGCCTGTACGAAGAGGAATTACAATTGTTCCTTCAGGTGGTGTCATGTTAGTCAACCAGTGA
- a CDS encoding DUF4340 domain-containing protein, with protein MQKTTLVLVLIAFGLGGYVYFYEMGSPSPEETVTASQKSVFNFEEEDVQRLVIEKESGQTLEFIRLETTASNWRMKQPEGTPAAESSIVFLLDLLVKTRSPKTFNVEQNQLESYGLNNPLATIDIELKDQTKHQVILGNPTFDNEQIYAQINPEKNDTTEIFILPINFRDAIERSLSEWKQSPPTEEEETPETELPSPPSEEEENPETDLLPLPSDEEE; from the coding sequence ATGCAGAAAACAACTCTCGTTTTAGTATTAATTGCTTTCGGATTAGGGGGATATGTTTATTTTTATGAAATGGGTTCTCCCTCTCCAGAAGAAACAGTCACAGCATCCCAAAAAAGTGTCTTTAATTTTGAAGAAGAGGATGTGCAACGATTAGTCATTGAAAAAGAAAGTGGACAAACTTTAGAGTTTATTCGCTTAGAAACCACAGCCAGCAATTGGCGAATGAAGCAACCAGAAGGGACTCCCGCAGCAGAATCATCCATTGTTTTCTTATTAGACTTATTAGTAAAAACCCGTTCTCCTAAAACGTTTAATGTTGAACAAAATCAGTTAGAATCCTATGGCTTAAATAATCCCTTAGCAACCATTGATATTGAATTAAAGGATCAGACCAAACATCAAGTTATTTTAGGGAATCCGACCTTTGATAATGAGCAAATTTACGCCCAAATTAATCCCGAAAAAAATGATACCACAGAAATTTTTATTCTTCCCATTAACTTTCGAGATGCCATAGAACGCTCATTATCAGAATGGAAGCAATCTCCCCCGACTGAAGAAGAAGAAACCCCAGAAACTGAGTTACCCTCTCCTCCTTCCGAAGAAGAAGAAAACCCAGAAACTGATTTACTACCTTTACCCTCAGACGAAGAGGAATAA
- a CDS encoding peptidylprolyl isomerase — protein sequence MNQFSQRWLRRVLSVMVVFTVFLTGCSAISSPDSTKNNPETTQDSVMMSNLPQLNGKATVEFTVKGSPIVMELNGDLAPITAGNFVDLVQRKFYDGLTFHRVVKEPQPFVVQGGDPKGNGTGGFVNPETGQKRSIPLEIVPSGEQEPIYGKTLKQAGIEKSPELKHDRGVLSMARSQMPNSASSQFFITLAELPFLDGDYAVFGEVTSGMDVVDTIQQGDRIESAKVLSGLDNLVKN from the coding sequence ATGAATCAATTTTCACAACGGTGGCTGCGCCGAGTCTTATCAGTGATGGTTGTTTTCACTGTTTTTCTCACTGGATGTAGTGCTATTTCCAGCCCAGACAGTACCAAAAATAATCCCGAAACCACCCAAGATAGTGTAATGATGAGTAATTTACCCCAATTAAATGGCAAAGCGACGGTTGAGTTTACGGTAAAAGGATCGCCCATTGTCATGGAACTCAATGGTGATCTCGCTCCGATTACGGCGGGGAACTTTGTCGATTTAGTCCAACGAAAATTTTATGATGGTTTAACCTTTCATCGGGTGGTCAAAGAACCGCAACCCTTTGTTGTGCAAGGGGGCGATCCCAAAGGAAATGGAACAGGTGGCTTTGTCAATCCAGAAACGGGTCAAAAACGCTCGATTCCTTTAGAAATTGTCCCTTCAGGAGAACAAGAGCCGATTTATGGCAAAACTCTCAAACAAGCGGGAATTGAAAAGAGTCCAGAATTAAAGCATGACCGTGGCGTGTTATCCATGGCGCGATCGCAGATGCCCAACTCTGCTTCTTCCCAATTCTTTATCACGCTAGCGGAACTTCCTTTTTTAGATGGTGATTATGCTGTGTTTGGTGAAGTGACCAGTGGGATGGATGTGGTAGATACGATTCAACAAGGCGATCGCATTGAATCCGCGAAAGTTCTTTCTGGACTGGATAATCTTGTGAAAAATTAG